A genome region from Arachis duranensis cultivar V14167 chromosome 6, aradu.V14167.gnm2.J7QH, whole genome shotgun sequence includes the following:
- the LOC107493761 gene encoding probable pectate lyase 12, translated as MPHRSCILLLCIVGSMLALEGAAMLNLTLPGQHPDPEAVANEVHRKVNGSMARREMLSTVSSCLTGNPIDDCWKCDPDWPNNRQRLADCAIGFGQHAKGGKDGEFYIVTDSSDDDAVNPKPGTLRYAVIQNEPLWIVFPSNMKIKLSQELIFNSYKTLDGRGADVHIVGGGCITLQYISNVIIHNIHIHHCHPSGNTNVRSSPDHYGYRTLSDGDGISIFGSKDIWIDHCTLSRCKDGLIDAVMGSTGITISNNYFSHHNEVMLLGHSDDYLPDSGMQVTIAFNHFGPMLVQRMPRCRRGYIHVVNNDFTRWQMYAIGGSGEPTINSQGNRYTAPLNPFAKEVTKRVDTAEGKWKGWNWRSEGDIMVNGAFFVASGEGVEVKYEKAYSVEPKSADRISQLTMSAGVLGVAKDNSVGMWSKGPNSQGQGDGVTWLVPEYTEDYSQGSRVVLPSSSTFTLVWSFLLLFILSCNKIPSTVIL; from the exons ATGCCCCATAGAAGCTGCATTTTGCTACTGTGTATTGTTGGTTCCATGTTAGCACTTGAAGGAGCTGCAATGCTGAACCTAACTCTACCAGGACAACACCCTGACCCTGAAGCTGTTGCTAATGAAGTCCACAG GAAGGTGAATGGTTCAATGGCAAGAAGGGAAATGCTGTCGACAGTGTCTTCTTGCCTAACTGGTAACCCCATAGACGATTGCTGGAAATGTGACCCAGATTGGCCCAACAACCGGCAGAGGCTGGCAGACTGCGCCATTGGGTTTGGGCAACACGCTAAGGGCGGAAAGGATGGGGAGTTCTACATTGTCACAGATTCCTCAGATGATGATGCAGTAAACCCTAAGCCAGGAACACTCAGATATGCTGTCATACAGAATGAGCCGCTGTGGATCGTGTTCCCAAGTAACATGAAGATTAAGCTCTCTCAAGAACTCATCTTCAACAGTTACAAGACCCTTGATGGCCGTGGTGCTGATGTCCACATTGTTGGTGGTGGATGCATTACTCTCCAGTATATAAGTAATGTTATCATACACAACATTCATATCCACCATTGTCATCCTTCAG GGAACACAAATGTGCGTTCCAGCCCTGACCACTATGGCTACCGGACGCTGTCTGACGGGGATGGAATCTCCATCTTTGGGTCCAAAGACATATGGATAGACCACTGCACGCTGTCACGGTGCAAGGACGGGCTCATCGACGCAGTCATGGGCTCCACTGGAATCACAATCTCCAATAACTACTTCTCCCACCACAATGAAGTCATGCTCTTAGGCCACAGTGATGACTACCTGCCAGACTCAGGCATGCAGGTGACCATTGCCTTCAACCATTTCGGTCCCATGCTCGTCCAGCGCATGCCACGTTGCCGCCGGGGCTACATCCATGTGGTCAACAACGATTTCACGCGGTGGCAGATGTATGCCATTGGAGGCAGTGGGGAGCCCACCATTAACAGCCAGGGGAACCGCTACACGGCACCCCTGAACCCCTTTGCAAAGGAGGTGACCAAGAGGGTTGACACTGCGGAGGGGAAGTGGAAGGGCTGGAATTGGAGGTCGGAGGGGGATATCATGGTGAATGGCGCGTTTTTTGTGGCCTCTGGGGAAGGAGTTGAGGTTAAGTATGAGAAGGCTTATAGTGTTGAGCCAAAGTCTGCTGATAGGATTTCTCAGCTTACCATGTCCGCCGGCGTTCTCGGCGTTGCCAA GGACAACAGTGTGGGAATGTGGAGCAAAGGACCTAACAGCCAGGGCCAGGGCGACGGAGTCACATGGTTGGTGCCGGAATACACAGAGGACTATTCGCAGGGCTCAAGGGTGGTGCTGCCATCTTCCTCTACTTTCACCCTTGTGTGGTCTTTCCTGCTCTTGTTCATACTGTCTTGTAACAAGATACCGTCAACAGTTATTCTATAA
- the LOC107493762 gene encoding uncharacterized protein LOC107493762: protein MSKKGGGGASLQKDVPWRASASSVRPVPKIHHSPVLRVSQSPFSDYALFVMKQPDPIGDGFGQEAIVEAAGPDCIVPGQVMPLKLLGVKVWPIHVDFKFLEPVGRELKMLGKFMDDAVELMNKSFIDR from the exons atgtcgAAAAAGGGAGGAGGAGGGGCTTCGTTGCAGAAGGACGTGCCGTGGAGAGCGTCAGCTTCGTCAGTGAGGCCGGTTCCCAAAATTCACCATTCTCCTGTTCTTCGCGTTTCCCAATCTCCTTTCTCCGATTACGCCCTCTTCGTTATGAAG CAACCCGACCCAATTGGAGATGGATTCGGCCAAGAGGCTATAGTGGAAGCTGCTGGTCCTGACTGCATAGTACCTGGCCAAGTTATGCCCCTCAAGCTTCTCGGTGTTAAG GTCTGGCCAATCCATGTTGACTTCAAATTTTTGGAACCTGTTGGACGAGAACTTAAGATGCTTGGAAAG TTCATGGATGATGCAGTTGAACTTATGAACAAATCTTTCATAGATCGTTGA